The Desulfovibrio legallii genome contains a region encoding:
- the mutM gene encoding bifunctional DNA-formamidopyrimidine glycosylase/DNA-(apurinic or apyrimidinic site) lyase produces MPELPEVETVARTLRPQVLGCRLGAARALRASSLHPLSLPLERLDGVRVAAVGRRGKLLLLDLDPGAAVDAALRAATGLRLAIHLRMTGRVRTVDAACAPGPYTRCVFAFRTPAGEARQLFFDDVRAFGLVLAATPDILARWSFWRDLGPEPLELGAADFAALLRSRRSALKAVLLDQKTIAGVGNIYADESLFAAGLDPRRKADSLTPAQSARLLACLKDVLLRSIAQCGSSIRDYRDANGDVGAFQNCFAVYGRGGEACTRCGRPLQKLRVAGRATVCCPHCQR; encoded by the coding sequence ATGCCGGAATTGCCTGAAGTGGAAACCGTGGCCCGCACCCTGCGGCCGCAGGTGCTGGGCTGTCGTCTGGGCGCGGCCCGGGCGCTGCGCGCGAGCAGCCTGCACCCTTTAAGCCTGCCCCTGGAGCGCCTGGACGGCGTGCGGGTGGCGGCAGTGGGGCGGCGCGGCAAACTGCTTTTGCTGGATTTGGACCCGGGTGCAGCCGTAGACGCGGCCCTGCGCGCGGCCACGGGCCTGCGCCTGGCCATCCACCTGCGCATGACAGGCCGGGTGCGCACGGTGGACGCGGCCTGCGCGCCGGGGCCGTACACCCGCTGCGTTTTTGCCTTCCGCACGCCCGCCGGGGAGGCGCGGCAATTGTTCTTTGACGATGTGCGGGCCTTTGGCCTGGTGCTGGCCGCCACGCCGGACATCCTGGCCCGCTGGTCCTTCTGGCGGGATCTGGGGCCGGAGCCGCTGGAGCTTGGGGCGGCGGATTTCGCAGCCCTGCTGCGGAGCCGCAGATCCGCCCTCAAGGCCGTGCTGCTGGACCAGAAGACCATTGCGGGCGTGGGCAACATTTATGCGGACGAAAGCCTGTTTGCCGCCGGGTTGGACCCCCGCCGCAAGGCGGACAGCCTTACCCCCGCCCAGAGCGCCCGTCTGCTGGCCTGCCTCAAGGACGTGCTGCTGCGTTCCATAGCCCAGTGCGGCAGCTCCATCCGCGACTACCGCGACGCCAACGGCGACGTGGGCGCATTTCAGAACTGTTTTGCCGTCTATGGCCGGGGCGGGGAGGCCTGCACCCGTTGCGGCAGGCCTTTGCAGAAGCTCCGGGTGGCGGGCCGCGCCACGGTCTGCTGCCCGCACTGCCAGCGCTGA
- the zapA gene encoding cell division protein ZapA: MNQDAINLSVLGLSVDFKPGADMRRVREAVQLLEERYADQEQRFSKRQTKDILLTFLALGLADDLLQAQKELAALRHGVHGLLSKIEESA, encoded by the coding sequence GTGAATCAGGATGCCATCAACCTCTCCGTTCTCGGGTTGAGCGTCGATTTCAAACCCGGCGCGGACATGAGGCGCGTGCGGGAAGCTGTCCAGCTGTTGGAAGAACGGTATGCTGACCAGGAGCAGAGGTTCTCTAAAAGGCAGACCAAGGATATTCTGCTGACCTTTCTGGCCCTTGGGCTGGCGGATGATTTGTTGCAAGCGCAGAAGGAGCTCGCCGCGTTGCGCCATGGGGTGCACGGCCTGCTTTCAAAGATAGAGGAGTCCGCGTGA
- a CDS encoding M15 family metallopeptidase: MARYLLFAVLLLCWGPCLAARAASEDAVPPSDAAVLARMDAAAVARLDLYCLRSAYPQITGFADDGEGRWLRFADGRRVLYAAPLAESAATAGLALSNPEADSLWDVDVRTSMAELYPLEPERPATPVGVSPGRRRSHALLRALYGETQAAVRARLRPARLLGQGLQLAEPAAQALNKADARLTAAVRADPALRPLLKVDGGFTWRRIAGTTRLSPHAFGIALDISPGIATYWRWSPLQPHPLQRGYPTAIVAAFEDAGFIWGGKWHEYDLMHFEYRPELLCKARVLRGLRKVFSPDADNY; encoded by the coding sequence ATGGCGCGTTATCTTCTTTTTGCAGTACTGTTGTTGTGTTGGGGGCCTTGCCTGGCCGCGCGGGCCGCTTCCGAGGATGCTGTTCCCCCGTCGGACGCCGCCGTGCTGGCCCGGATGGACGCTGCGGCCGTGGCCCGGCTGGATCTCTATTGCCTGCGCAGCGCCTATCCGCAGATAACGGGCTTTGCGGACGACGGCGAGGGCCGCTGGCTGCGCTTCGCCGATGGGCGGCGCGTGCTCTACGCCGCGCCCTTGGCCGAGAGCGCGGCCACGGCCGGTCTGGCCCTGAGCAATCCTGAGGCCGACTCCCTTTGGGACGTGGACGTGCGGACCAGCATGGCCGAGCTCTATCCCCTGGAGCCGGAGCGGCCCGCCACCCCCGTGGGCGTTTCGCCGGGGCGGCGGCGCTCCCATGCGCTGCTGCGCGCCCTGTACGGCGAGACGCAGGCGGCCGTGCGCGCCCGGCTGCGCCCCGCGCGCCTGCTGGGGCAGGGGCTGCAGCTGGCCGAACCGGCCGCCCAGGCTCTGAACAAAGCAGACGCGCGCCTTACCGCCGCCGTGCGGGCCGATCCCGCCCTGCGTCCTTTGCTCAAGGTAGATGGCGGCTTCACCTGGCGGCGTATTGCCGGCACAACCCGCCTGAGCCCCCACGCCTTCGGCATCGCCCTGGACATCAGCCCCGGCATCGCCACCTACTGGCGCTGGAGCCCGCTGCAGCCCCATCCCCTGCAGCGCGGCTATCCCACGGCCATTGTGGCGGCCTTTGAGGACGCGGGCTTTATCTGGGGCGGCAAATGGCATGAATACGACCTCATGCACTTTGAATACCGGCCGGAACTTCTCTGCAAGGCGCGCGTCCTGCGCGGGCTGCGCAAGGTTTTTTCCCCCGATGCGGACAACTATTAG
- the glmU gene encoding bifunctional UDP-N-acetylglucosamine diphosphorylase/glucosamine-1-phosphate N-acetyltransferase GlmU has protein sequence MPKTAALILAAGKGTRMHSDKPKVLQTLLGEPMLACVLEALRPVFGEDVWIVTGHRADLVRAAFPDARFVLQEEQLGTGHALMQALPALTEAGCSHVLVVNGDVPLLSEALARHFLAEAMGADLAFATIEVDNPGAYGRVVRQGDVVTAIVEAKDYDPALMGPAGNEVNAGMYLCSLSAAARLLPQVSNRNKSGEYYITDLVGLAAAGKYRVRGVRCGRDAALLGVNSPRELAQMEETLRAAIVEGLLEAGVLLHAPAAVRVGPRARVEPGAELTGPCEIYGASLVARGASVASHCVIRDCELAAGAEVRSFSHLEGAVVGPGALVGPFARLRPGAVLEEASHVGNFVELKKARLGKGAKANHLSYLGDAEIGAGSNIGAGTITCNYDGKHKYRTAIGERAFIGSNTALVAPVSVGAGALVGAGSVITKDVPDGDLAIARGKQKNLPRKG, from the coding sequence ATGCCGAAAACTGCGGCGTTGATTCTGGCTGCGGGCAAGGGCACCCGCATGCATTCCGACAAGCCCAAGGTGCTGCAGACCCTTTTGGGCGAGCCCATGCTGGCCTGCGTGCTGGAGGCCCTGCGGCCGGTTTTCGGCGAGGACGTCTGGATTGTGACCGGGCACCGGGCCGACCTGGTGCGGGCCGCCTTCCCCGATGCGCGCTTTGTGCTGCAGGAAGAACAGCTGGGCACGGGCCACGCCCTTATGCAGGCCCTGCCCGCGCTGACCGAGGCGGGGTGCAGCCATGTGCTGGTGGTCAACGGCGATGTGCCCCTGCTTTCAGAGGCGCTGGCGCGGCATTTTCTGGCCGAAGCCATGGGCGCGGACCTGGCCTTCGCCACTATTGAAGTGGACAATCCCGGCGCATACGGCCGGGTAGTGCGGCAGGGGGATGTTGTGACGGCCATTGTGGAGGCCAAGGACTACGACCCCGCCCTCATGGGGCCCGCGGGCAACGAGGTCAACGCGGGCATGTATCTGTGCTCCCTGTCCGCGGCGGCGCGCTTGCTGCCCCAGGTGAGCAACAGGAACAAGAGCGGGGAATACTACATCACCGATCTGGTGGGCCTGGCCGCGGCCGGGAAGTACCGGGTGCGCGGCGTGCGCTGCGGCCGGGACGCGGCCCTTCTGGGCGTCAACTCCCCGCGGGAGCTGGCGCAGATGGAAGAAACCCTGCGCGCCGCCATTGTGGAGGGCCTGCTGGAAGCCGGAGTGCTGCTGCACGCCCCCGCAGCCGTGCGGGTGGGCCCGCGCGCGCGGGTGGAGCCGGGCGCAGAGCTTACGGGCCCGTGCGAAATCTACGGCGCAAGCCTGGTGGCCCGCGGCGCCAGCGTGGCCTCGCACTGCGTTATCCGGGATTGCGAGCTGGCCGCCGGGGCCGAGGTGCGTTCCTTCTCGCACCTGGAAGGAGCCGTGGTGGGGCCCGGCGCGCTGGTGGGGCCCTTTGCCCGCCTGCGGCCCGGCGCCGTGCTGGAGGAGGCCTCCCATGTGGGCAACTTTGTGGAGCTCAAAAAAGCCCGCCTGGGCAAGGGGGCCAAGGCCAACCACCTCAGCTATCTGGGCGACGCCGAAATCGGCGCGGGCAGCAATATCGGCGCGGGCACCATCACCTGCAACTACGACGGCAAACACAAGTACCGCACCGCCATCGGCGAGCGCGCCTTTATCGGCAGCAACACGGCCCTGGTAGCGCCCGTCAGCGTGGGCGCGGGCGCGTTGGTGGGGGCGGGCTCTGTGATCACCAAGGACGTGCCCGATGGCGATCTGGCCATAGCCAGGGGCAAACAGAAGAACCTGCCCCGCAAGGGCTAG
- the rny gene encoding ribonuclease Y, giving the protein MDPLLILALAAAAVCGVALGVVLDRRATAKRLGDADELAKRIVTEARKEAQAQKKEILIQGQDDLFNQKRELENEFKEREREIKARERKLEEMGNRLEEKLEKATAREQDLLAAEKDLARKERQLGESEAFLQTRIDEQEQRLAQIAGFTAEEAKDRLFQEIEAKTRHESARMIRQIEMEAHETADRKAKEILCNVIQRYAGDYVNEQTVTAVALPSEDMKGRIIGREGRNIRALEAATGVDLIIDDTPETVILSAYSPLRRQVAKMALERLIQDGRIHPARIEDVVQKCEQELDAQVREVGEQATFDAGVHGIHPELVRLLGQLRYRTSFTQNVLQHSLEVSALCGMMAAELGMDVKKAKRAGLLHDIGKAVDHEVEGPHALIGADLAKKYNESQEIVHAIAAHHEDQRPSTALAVLVQAADSISGARPGARKELLENYVKRLEDLEGIATSFAGVTKAYAIQAGREIRVMVNSEQVDDDATYMLCKEIAQKIEKNLTYPGQIRVTVIRERRAVELAK; this is encoded by the coding sequence ATGGACCCATTGTTGATTCTTGCGCTGGCGGCGGCAGCCGTGTGCGGCGTTGCGCTGGGCGTCGTTCTGGACAGGCGCGCCACGGCCAAACGCTTGGGCGATGCCGACGAGCTGGCCAAAAGGATAGTGACCGAAGCCCGCAAGGAGGCGCAGGCTCAGAAAAAAGAAATTCTCATCCAGGGGCAGGACGACCTTTTCAACCAAAAGCGCGAGCTGGAAAACGAATTCAAAGAGCGGGAACGCGAAATCAAAGCCCGCGAGCGCAAACTGGAAGAAATGGGCAACCGCCTGGAAGAAAAACTGGAAAAAGCCACCGCCAGGGAGCAGGATCTGCTGGCTGCGGAAAAAGACCTGGCCCGTAAGGAACGCCAACTTGGCGAATCCGAAGCCTTTTTGCAGACCCGCATTGACGAGCAGGAGCAGCGCCTGGCCCAGATAGCCGGCTTTACGGCAGAAGAGGCCAAGGACCGGCTGTTCCAGGAAATTGAGGCTAAAACCCGGCACGAATCGGCGCGCATGATCCGCCAGATTGAAATGGAAGCGCACGAAACCGCCGACCGCAAGGCCAAAGAAATCCTCTGCAACGTTATCCAGCGCTACGCCGGCGATTATGTGAACGAGCAGACCGTCACCGCTGTGGCCCTGCCCAGCGAAGACATGAAAGGCCGCATCATCGGCCGCGAGGGCCGCAATATCCGCGCTCTGGAGGCAGCCACCGGCGTGGACCTGATCATCGACGACACGCCCGAAACCGTCATCCTTTCCGCCTACAGCCCCCTGCGCCGCCAGGTGGCCAAAATGGCGCTGGAACGGCTCATTCAGGACGGCCGCATCCATCCCGCCCGCATTGAGGACGTTGTGCAGAAGTGCGAGCAGGAGCTGGACGCCCAGGTGCGCGAAGTGGGCGAGCAGGCAACCTTCGACGCCGGCGTGCACGGCATCCATCCGGAGCTGGTCCGCCTTCTGGGGCAGCTGCGCTACCGCACCTCCTTTACCCAGAATGTGCTCCAGCACTCGCTGGAGGTTTCCGCTCTCTGCGGCATGATGGCCGCCGAGCTGGGCATGGACGTGAAAAAAGCCAAACGCGCCGGGCTGCTGCACGATATCGGCAAGGCCGTGGACCACGAGGTGGAAGGCCCCCACGCCCTCATCGGCGCGGACCTAGCCAAAAAGTACAACGAAAGCCAGGAAATCGTCCACGCCATCGCCGCCCACCACGAGGATCAGCGCCCCTCCACGGCCCTGGCCGTGCTGGTGCAGGCCGCGGATTCCATCTCCGGCGCGCGCCCCGGCGCACGCAAGGAACTGCTGGAAAACTACGTCAAACGCCTGGAAGACCTGGAAGGCATTGCCACCAGCTTCGCCGGCGTGACCAAGGCCTACGCCATCCAGGCCGGACGCGAAATCCGCGTCATGGTCAATTCCGAACAGGTGGATGACGACGCCACCTATATGCTCTGCAAGGAAATTGCGCAGAAAATTGAGAAAAATCTGACCTATCCCGGTCAGATCCGGGTTACGGTCATCCGTGAACGCCGGGCTGTGGAGCTCGCCAAGTGA
- a CDS encoding DUF2325 domain-containing protein: MCVTLIGGMDRLKKDYMAAAEQDGHSLKFITRNERNFVDKIGNPDALIVFTNKISHEAKRKAVQVAKSRNIPLQMVHSCGVSSLRECLRSA; encoded by the coding sequence ATGTGCGTTACCCTTATCGGCGGCATGGACCGGCTGAAAAAAGATTATATGGCGGCGGCGGAGCAGGACGGGCATTCCCTCAAGTTCATCACCCGCAATGAGCGGAATTTTGTGGACAAGATCGGCAATCCGGACGCGCTCATCGTCTTCACCAATAAAATTTCTCACGAGGCCAAGCGCAAGGCCGTGCAGGTGGCCAAGTCTCGCAATATCCCCCTGCAGATGGTGCATTCCTGCGGCGTTTCTTCCCTGCGGGAATGTCTGCGCAGTGCGTAG
- a CDS encoding chaperone protein produces MSTPKTAKTDDYTTCPACRGTGKNSDGTACYECHGTGKRQQACEIPEGPEHEGQCD; encoded by the coding sequence ATGAGTACCCCAAAAACCGCCAAAACCGACGACTATACCACCTGCCCGGCCTGCCGGGGCACGGGCAAGAACAGCGACGGCACGGCCTGCTACGAATGCCACGGCACGGGCAAACGCCAGCAGGCCTGTGAAATTCCCGAAGGCCCGGAACACGAAGGCCAGTGCGACTAG
- a CDS encoding MiaB/RimO family radical SAM methylthiotransferase has translation MAAWKFFLVTFGCKVNQYETEALREAWLRLGGEECDNPAQAAVVCVNSCAITAKGERDARNAVYRLRREAPQARLILTGCAARLFADYHPRRGAFWAAPDLILPQERKSLLLRGPWPENDAPAETPPASRLSDAANRPSGSAATIPAAFPPFRIEGFKRARPVLKIQDGCAHRCTYCIVPLTRGRPRSRPVAEIVAEARRLLAAGHAEIMLSGINLAQYGRDAATGDFWNLLTTLDAALAPTYAGRARLRISSLEPGQLDRRGLEALRACRLLCPHLHISLQHASQSVLKRMGRGHYTAAMLAQAVEALTDHWPRLGLGVDVIAGFPGETEADMRLLEDFLAALPLTYAHVFPYSRRPGTAADRFADQVPHKEKLERAARLRALADRKRRDFLQSQLALPRMLLAPDARADGTHADRNGGLPHGVNEYYAACRLRPAPGAPPTQNGQQGNGLLPVRPVAALDKELLVEALPAEGAGH, from the coding sequence ATGGCCGCCTGGAAATTCTTTCTTGTCACCTTCGGCTGCAAGGTCAACCAGTACGAAACTGAAGCCCTGCGCGAGGCCTGGCTGCGCCTGGGCGGCGAGGAGTGCGACAACCCGGCGCAAGCTGCGGTGGTCTGCGTCAACAGCTGCGCCATCACCGCCAAGGGCGAAAGGGACGCCCGCAACGCCGTTTACCGCCTGCGGCGCGAAGCTCCGCAGGCGCGCCTCATCCTCACGGGCTGCGCCGCACGCCTGTTTGCGGACTACCACCCCCGCCGCGGGGCCTTCTGGGCCGCGCCGGACCTGATCCTGCCGCAGGAACGCAAAAGCCTTTTGCTGCGCGGCCCGTGGCCGGAAAACGACGCCCCGGCGGAAACGCCCCCCGCGAGCCGCCTTTCCGACGCTGCAAACCGTCCGTCCGGATCTGCCGCCACGATTCCGGCGGCCTTCCCACCCTTCCGCATTGAGGGCTTCAAACGCGCCCGGCCCGTGCTCAAAATACAGGACGGCTGCGCCCACCGCTGCACCTACTGCATCGTGCCCCTGACCCGCGGCCGCCCCCGCAGCCGCCCTGTGGCGGAGATCGTGGCCGAAGCCCGCCGCCTGCTCGCGGCCGGCCACGCGGAGATCATGCTCTCCGGCATCAACCTGGCCCAATACGGCCGGGACGCGGCAACCGGGGACTTCTGGAACCTGCTCACGACCCTGGACGCGGCCCTGGCCCCCACATACGCGGGCCGGGCGCGCCTGCGCATCAGCTCTCTGGAGCCGGGCCAGCTCGACCGGCGCGGGCTGGAGGCGCTGCGCGCCTGCCGACTGCTCTGCCCGCACCTGCACATCTCACTGCAGCACGCCAGCCAAAGCGTGCTCAAACGCATGGGACGCGGGCACTATACCGCCGCCATGCTGGCCCAGGCCGTGGAAGCCCTGACCGACCACTGGCCGCGCCTGGGCCTGGGCGTGGACGTCATTGCGGGCTTTCCCGGCGAGACGGAAGCGGATATGCGCCTGCTGGAGGATTTTCTGGCGGCCCTGCCCCTTACCTACGCCCACGTTTTTCCTTATTCACGGCGGCCCGGCACAGCGGCGGACCGTTTTGCGGACCAGGTGCCCCACAAGGAAAAGCTGGAGCGCGCTGCGCGCCTGCGCGCCCTGGCGGACCGCAAGCGGCGGGATTTTCTGCAAAGCCAGCTGGCCCTGCCCCGCATGCTGCTGGCCCCGGACGCCCGCGCGGACGGCACGCACGCTGACCGCAACGGCGGCCTGCCCCACGGCGTCAACGAATACTACGCGGCCTGCCGTCTGCGCCCCGCGCCCGGAGCGCCCCCCACGCAAAACGGCCAGCAGGGAAACGGGCTGCTGCCCGTCCGCCCCGTGGCCGCTCTGGACAAAGAACTGCTTGTGGAAGCCCTGCCCGCGGAAGGCGCAGGGCACTAG
- a CDS encoding DUF2207 family protein, giving the protein MFLCRPCRLLALCCALLPLCLPLGGSTAPAEEYDGRRAADVRSLAAAAQISPAAKQARPTATPTPPAGEQTARAQGLPAALFADNPRLPTQILAFCAVFLYFFLLWRRLGADPPKGIIAPRTQPPPAPVTDKATAVTPLSPLAADYLRNAARVSGRGLAAAFLDLAFRGLCVVRQAENGAFVLEPRPLEEAAARDLPEEERALYDALVRHAPDGRLTLRPHDPNVRALFAAAKTCLRRRFPAAWKANAWVAVLGWFALTPLALMASVLDSDLIAAAAAAGLSPTSTQNALCAVFCGTLAAPLLFPRQGTFRPALAGIAALTLACCGLWALRAAGLLPTLAWALPALTTATALFFTAIIKAPSKAVRAVLDELEGLALYIRNVEMPRMEQCSVRWTAPEDTPAVFRRLLPYALALGVTNTWCNRFAAQLDAGAQEERDDLTQRG; this is encoded by the coding sequence ATGTTCCTTTGTCGGCCTTGCCGCCTGCTCGCGCTCTGTTGCGCCCTGCTGCCGCTCTGCCTGCCGCTCGGCGGCAGCACCGCTCCGGCGGAAGAATACGACGGCCGACGCGCCGCCGACGTGCGCTCTCTTGCCGCTGCGGCGCAAATCAGCCCTGCTGCAAAACAGGCTCGCCCAACGGCAACGCCGACTCCCCCTGCGGGGGAACAGACCGCCCGCGCGCAAGGCCTGCCGGCCGCGCTGTTTGCGGACAACCCACGCCTTCCCACCCAGATCCTGGCCTTCTGCGCGGTCTTTCTGTACTTTTTTCTCCTCTGGCGGCGGCTGGGGGCGGATCCGCCCAAGGGAATCATTGCCCCCAGAACACAACCGCCCCCGGCCCCTGTGACCGACAAGGCTACAGCCGTCACCCCCCTTTCCCCCCTCGCCGCGGACTATCTGCGCAACGCCGCCCGCGTCAGCGGCCGGGGGCTGGCCGCCGCCTTTCTGGATCTGGCCTTCCGCGGGCTCTGCGTTGTCCGTCAGGCGGAGAACGGCGCTTTCGTTCTGGAGCCGCGCCCCCTGGAAGAAGCCGCAGCCAGAGATCTGCCAGAGGAAGAGCGCGCCCTTTACGACGCGCTGGTCCGCCATGCCCCCGACGGCAGGCTGACGCTGCGCCCCCACGACCCCAACGTGCGGGCCCTGTTCGCCGCAGCCAAAACCTGCCTCCGCCGCCGCTTCCCCGCCGCCTGGAAGGCCAACGCCTGGGTGGCGGTGCTGGGCTGGTTTGCTCTGACCCCCCTGGCGCTTATGGCCAGCGTTCTGGATTCGGACCTCATTGCCGCGGCCGCAGCCGCTGGCCTCTCCCCCACCAGCACGCAGAACGCCCTCTGCGCCGTCTTCTGCGGCACGCTGGCCGCGCCTCTGCTGTTCCCGCGCCAGGGCACCTTCCGGCCCGCTCTGGCCGGGATCGCGGCGTTGACCCTGGCCTGCTGCGGCTTGTGGGCGCTGCGCGCCGCAGGTCTTCTGCCCACTCTGGCCTGGGCGCTTCCCGCGCTTACGACGGCGACGGCCCTGTTCTTCACGGCCATCATCAAAGCGCCCAGCAAGGCCGTCAGGGCCGTGCTGGACGAGCTTGAAGGCCTTGCCCTGTACATCCGCAACGTCGAAATGCCGCGCATGGAGCAATGCAGCGTCCGCTGGACAGCCCCGGAAGATACGCCCGCCGTCTTCCGCCGCCTGTTGCCCTATGCCCTGGCGCTGGGCGTAACAAACACCTGGTGCAACCGTTTTGCCGCCCAGCTGGACGCCGGAGCTCAGGAGGAACGTGACGACCTGACCCAACGCGGCTGA
- a CDS encoding SMR family transporter, whose translation MPATLSGFPFVLVLLAATLDVLANLLLARSEGFRRRGPGLLALALVGLAFYCLSLAVRQMDLSVAYALWGGLGLLGTALGGWLLLRQRLAPSAFAGMALLVCGMVLLRLS comes from the coding sequence ATGCCCGCGACGCTTTCCGGTTTTCCTTTCGTACTGGTGCTGCTGGCCGCGACCCTGGACGTGCTGGCCAATCTGTTGCTGGCCCGGTCGGAAGGCTTCCGCCGCCGGGGCCCTGGGCTGCTGGCCCTGGCGTTGGTGGGTCTGGCTTTTTATTGCCTTTCGCTGGCTGTGCGGCAGATGGATCTTTCCGTGGCTTATGCTCTGTGGGGCGGCCTGGGGCTGCTGGGAACCGCCCTGGGCGGCTGGCTGCTGCTGCGGCAAAGGCTTGCGCCCAGCGCTTTTGCGGGCATGGCCCTGCTGGTCTGCGGCATGGTCCTGCTGCGGTTGAGTTAG
- the zapB gene encoding cell division protein ZapB, with translation MELLEQLEKQVAALLDRLDRLKTENARLRTESAAMGADKAALEEENLRLLEALEKEEQTRKAALGRIDALLHDIQEHDSVE, from the coding sequence ATGGAACTTCTGGAACAGCTCGAAAAGCAAGTCGCGGCACTTTTAGACAGACTCGACCGCCTCAAGACGGAAAATGCGCGTCTGCGCACGGAGTCTGCCGCTATGGGGGCGGATAAGGCCGCGTTGGAAGAGGAAAACCTGAGATTGCTGGAAGCTCTTGAAAAAGAGGAACAGACGCGTAAGGCGGCCCTTGGCCGCATCGACGCCCTGTTGCACGATATTCAGGAGCACGACAGCGTCGAGTAG
- a CDS encoding DMT family transporter, which produces MCATKPYHWLCLAAAILLEVAGSTVMKLSQGWQFAYANAVGLGCMWGAVGLSYYLLAKAITGLPVGVSFAFWEGLGLTCITLCGVLLLGETLNARRVLGLACVLTGALLVHHGTESGAVDAPCAAKEEPDDALADLDVGGL; this is translated from the coding sequence ATGTGCGCGACAAAACCATATCATTGGCTGTGCCTTGCGGCGGCCATATTGTTGGAGGTGGCGGGCTCCACCGTCATGAAGCTCTCCCAGGGCTGGCAGTTTGCTTATGCCAATGCGGTGGGCCTGGGCTGCATGTGGGGGGCCGTGGGCCTTTCTTACTATCTGCTGGCCAAGGCCATTACGGGCTTGCCCGTGGGGGTGAGCTTCGCCTTCTGGGAGGGGCTGGGCCTTACCTGCATCACGCTCTGCGGCGTGCTGCTGCTGGGCGAAACCCTCAATGCCCGGCGCGTGCTGGGGCTGGCGTGCGTGCTGACAGGCGCGTTGCTGGTGCACCACGGCACGGAAAGCGGCGCTGTTGACGCCCCCTGCGCCGCAAAAGAAGAGCCTGACGACGCCCTGGCGGATCTGGACGTGGGGGGGCTGTGA
- a CDS encoding TRIC cation channel family protein gives MIPAGAGFGPFLVLDLAAGFMLAAAASGLARAGGSRSGGALALACLAGTAAPLLRDTLLGLPLLALDQPAYLAAALTGGLAGLPLPRLRRAGLCLALADALGLALATGLAAAKGAVLGLGAAGVLLLALLSGLAGGLVRDTLLGNTALAMEEDLYATAAALGAVVSLACVWHARLPPWQCALAGAACILLLRAFRLRRA, from the coding sequence GTGATTCCTGCCGGCGCGGGCTTCGGCCCCTTTCTTGTGCTTGATCTGGCGGCCGGCTTCATGCTGGCCGCCGCCGCATCCGGCCTGGCGCGCGCGGGCGGCAGCCGCTCCGGCGGCGCGCTGGCCCTGGCCTGCCTGGCCGGGACCGCCGCGCCCCTGCTGCGCGATACCCTCCTGGGCCTGCCCCTCCTGGCCCTGGATCAGCCCGCCTACCTGGCCGCCGCCCTGACCGGTGGCCTGGCGGGCCTGCCCCTGCCCCGTCTGCGCCGCGCCGGCCTGTGCCTTGCCCTGGCCGACGCCCTTGGTCTGGCCCTGGCCACCGGCCTTGCGGCCGCCAAGGGCGCGGTTCTGGGCCTGGGGGCCGCTGGCGTGCTGCTCCTGGCGCTGCTCTCCGGCCTCGCCGGGGGCCTGGTGCGCGATACGCTCCTGGGCAATACCGCTCTGGCCATGGAAGAAGATCTTTACGCCACGGCCGCCGCCCTGGGGGCCGTGGTTTCCCTGGCCTGCGTCTGGCATGCCCGTCTGCCCCCCTGGCAGTGCGCTCTGGCCGGCGCAGCCTGCATTCTGCTGCTGCGCGCCTTCCGCCTGCGGCGGGCGTAG